The following are encoded in a window of Kogia breviceps isolate mKogBre1 chromosome 12, mKogBre1 haplotype 1, whole genome shotgun sequence genomic DNA:
- the LRRC10 gene encoding leucine-rich repeat-containing protein 10 has translation MGNTIRAFAAFVPADRCQNYMVRDLREMPLDKTVDLSGNLLRHFPVHVCSFQQLAKLYLSDNRLNSLPPELGQLQNLQILALDFNNFKALPQVVCTLKQLCILYLGNNKLCDLPGELSLLQNLQTLWVEANYLTHLPDVVCELSLLKTLHAGSNALRLLPGQLRRLRELRTIWLSGNLLTDFPPVLLHMPSLEVIDVDWNSIRYFPSMAHLSSLKLVIYDHNPCRNAPKVAKGVRRVGRWAEETPEPDPRKARRYALARQESQEAQVPALPPPLPPTNS, from the coding sequence ATGGGGAACACCATCAGGGCCTTCGCAGCCTTCGTCCCAGCTGACCGCTGCCAGAACTACATGGTCAGAGACCTCCGGGAGATGCCGCTGGACAAGACGGTGGATCTGAGCGGGAACCTGCTCCGCCACTTCCCAGTGCACGTGTGCTCCTTCCAGCAGCTGGCCAAGCTCTACCTGAGTGACAATCGCCTCAACAGCTTGCCTCCGGAGCTGGGGCAGCTGCAAAATCTGCAGATCCTGGCCCTGGATTTCAACAACTTCAAGGCTCTGCCCCAGGTCGTATGTACCTTGAAACAGCTCTGCATCCTCTACCTGGGCAACAACAAACTCTGCGACCTCCCCGGTGAGCTGAGCCTGCTCCAGAATCTCCAGACCCTGTGGGTCGAGGCCAATTACCTCACCCACCTGCCAGATGTGGTGTGTGAGCTGAGTCTCCTTAAGACTCTGCATGCTGGCTCCAACGCCCTGCGTCTGCTGCCAGGCCAGCTCCGGCGCCTCCGGGAGCTGAGGACCATCTGGCTCTCAGGCAACCTGCTGACAGACTTCCCCCCTGTGCTGCTTCACATGCCTTCCCTGGAGGTGATCGATGTGGACTGGAACAGCATCCGATACTTCCCCAGCATGGCCCACCTGTCAAGCCTGAAGCTGGTCATCTATGACCACAATCCTTGCAGGAATGCACCCAAGGTGGCCAAAGGGGTGCGTCGCGTGGGAAGATGGGCGGAGGAGACCCCAGAGCCTGACCCCAGAAAAGCCAGGCGCTACGCACTGGCCAGGCAGGAGAGCCAGGAGGCACAAGTGCCTGCCCTGCCTCCTCCACTTCCGCCTACCAACTCCTGA